In Musa acuminata AAA Group cultivar baxijiao chromosome BXJ2-8, Cavendish_Baxijiao_AAA, whole genome shotgun sequence, one genomic interval encodes:
- the LOC135619117 gene encoding ABC transporter C family member 13-like produces the protein MVSFSIISSFGDLPFPERVAAATHASLLLFFLFFASARRVFACAIRRVTALKDDGRSPLPVRRDPGCDRLVEVGYWFKVTTFCCFFVFFLQAVVLGYETVNLVTGEVESRDFTLLYLPSVQASAWLVLGLSVFHCKLKALVKFPCLIRVWWFISFIFSLYIGYLDTKGLITKSISLNSHTLSNYAALPALAFLFLASVRGITSIELYREHGDLREPLLAGEDEDGCLRVTPYSEAGLFSLATLSWLDPLLSVGAKRPLELRDIPLLATKDRSKTCYKILNLNWERLKAEDPENQPSLAMAICRSFWKEAALNAVFAGLNTLVSYVGPYLISYFVDYLSGNIAFPHEGYILASIFFTAKLIETLSTRQWYLGVDILGMHVKSALTAMVYRKGLRLSSTARQSHTSGEIVNYMAVDVQRVGDYSWYLHDIWMLPLQIVLALAILYKNVGIATIATLVATIISIIVTIPLAKVQEEYQDNLMSAKDERMRKTSECLRNMRILKLQAWEDRYRLILEEMRNVEFKWLQRALYAQSVITFIFWGSPIFVSVATFATSILLGGQLTAGGVLSALATFRILQEPLRNFPDLISMIAQTKVSLDRISGFLQEEELQEDATIVVPRGLTGNSIEINDGEFCWDPSSAIPTLSGIQLKVERGMRVAVCGIVGSGKSSFLSCILGEIPKTSGEVSISGSAAYVPQSAWIQSGNIEENILFGSPMDKPRYKSVLHACCLKKDLELLLHGDQTIIGDRGINLSGGQKQRVQLARALYQDADIYLLDDPFSALDAHTGSELFKEYILTALAGKTVIYVTHQVEFLPAADKILVLKDGHIIQAGKYEDLLQAGTDFNALVSAHHEAIETMDILEDSSITIHSGAPPVFGKRLTSSPSSTDKMKSETPENESPSEEKAIKEKKKVKRTRKKQLAQEEERERGRVSLKVYLSYMAAAYKGTLIPLIILAQITFQVLQIASNWWMAWANPQTRGDSPKTSSIVLLVVYMTLAFGSSLFVFIRAVLVATFGLAAAQKLFLRMLRTVFRAPMSFFDSTPAGRILNRVSVDQSVVDLDIPFRLGGFASTTIQLLGIVGVMTKVTWQVLLLFLPMAMACLWMQKYYMASSRELVRIVSIQKSPVIHLFGESISGAATIRGFRQEKRFMKRNLYLLDCFTRPFFCSIAAIEWLCLRMELLSTFAFAVCMALLVSFPHGSIDPSMAGLAVTYGLNLNARLSRWILSFCKLENKIISIERIHQYCQIPSEAPAVVEDCRPTSWWPETGKIELVDLKVRYKDTLPLVLHGVTCTFPGGKKVGIVGRTGSGKSTLIQALFRLIEPAEGKIIIDNIDISTIGLHDLRSRLSIIPQDPTLFEGTIRGNLDPLEEHSDHEIWQALEKCQLGEVIRHKPQKLDAPVLENGDNWSVGQRQLVSLGRALLKQARILVLDEATASVDTATDNLIQKIIRREFKDCTVCTIAHRIPTVIDSDLVLVLSDGRVAEFDSPHQLLEDKSSMFLRLVSEYSTRSSSVQDA, from the exons ATGGTTTCCTTTTCCATCATCAGCTCGTTCGGCGACCTCCCTTTTCCCGAACGGGTCGCGGCCGCCACCCATGCATCGTTGCTtctcttcttcctgttctttgcctCCGCACGGCGAGTTTTCGCCTGCGCCATCCGCCGGGTTACGGCTCTCAAGGATGATGGCCGGAGCCCTCTCCCCGTTCGCCGCGATCCTGGTTGCGATCGGCTTGTAGAAGTCGGTTATTGGTTCAAGGTCACAACTTTCTGCTGCttctttgttttcttccttcaAGCGGTGGTCTTGGGGTATGAAACCGTGAACTTGGTTACAGGAGAGGTCGAATCCAGAGATTTTACGCTTCTTTACCTGCCTTCCGTGCAAGCATCCGCGTGGCTTGTCTTGGGCTTATCGGTATTTCATTGTAAATTGAAGGCATTGGTTAAATTTCCATGCTTGATTAGGGTATGGTGGTTTATTTCATTCATCTTCTCTCTCTACATTGGCTACCTTGATACCAAGGGATTGATAACCAAGTCGATCAGCCTAAATTCACATACGCTTTCAAATTATGCTGCGTTGCCTGCCCTTGCTTTCCTTTTCCTTGCCTCAGTTCGAGGTATCACATCTATAGAACTTTATAGGGAACATGGAGACCTCAGGGAACCATTGCTTGCTGGAGAAGACGAAGATGGATGTCTTAGAGTCACCCCCTACAGCGAGGCAGGTCTGTTTAGCCTTGCAACTTTGTCGTGGCTTGATCCGCTCTTGTCAGTGGGTGCAAAAAGGCCCTTAGAGCTGCGGGACATACCTTTGCTAGCCACAAAAGATCGTTCGAAGACTTGTTACAAGATACTGAATTTAAATTGGGAGAGGTTGAAAGCTGAGGACCCTGAGAATCAGCCATCACTGGCAATGGCTATTTGCCGGTCATTTTGGAAAGAAGCTGCTTTGAATGCAGTCTTTGCCGGGTTGAACACCTTAGTTTCTTATGTGGGTCCATATTTGATTAGTTATTTTGTTGATTACTTGAGTGGCAACATAGCATTTCCTCATGAGGGTTACATTTTGGCCTCAATATTTTTCACTGCTAAGTTGATAGAGACGCTTTCTACTCGGCAATGGTATTTAGGAGTAGACATATTGGGCATGCATGTTAAATCAGCCTTAACAGCAATGGTGTACAGAAAAGGGCTTAGGCTATCAAGTACAGCTCGACAAAGTCATACAAGTGGTGAGATAGTAAACTACATGGCAGTCGACGTGCAGAGAGTCGGTGATTATTCATGGTATCTCCATGATATATGGATGCTTCCACTACAAATAGTACTTGCTTTGGCAATCTTGTATAAAAATGTGGGCATTGCAACAATTGCAACACTGGTAGCTACCATTATCTCCATCATTGTCACAATTCCGCTGGCCAAGGTGCAAGAGGAGTATCAGGATAATTTAATGTCTGCCAAGGATGAAAGAATGAGGAAGACCTCTGAATGTTTGAGGAACATGAGAATTTTGAAGCTGCAGGCTTGGGAAGATCGGTACCGCTTGATATTAGAGGAGATGAGAAATGTCGAGTTCAAGTGGCTTCAGAGAGCTCTATATGCACAGTCTGTTATAACCTTTATTTTCTGGGGATCTCCGATATTTGTGTCAGTTGCAACCTTTGCTACTTCTATATTGCTGGGTGGTCAGCTTACAGCTGGTGGTGTGCTTTCAGCTTTAGCCACTTTCAGGATTCTTCaagagcctcttaggaattttCCAGACTTGATATCCATGATTGCTCAGACAAAGGTTTCTCTGGACCGGATATCTGGTTTCTTACAGGAGGAAGAGCTACAAGAAGATGCCACCATTGTTGTTCCTCGGGGCCTTACGGGCAattctattgaaattaatgatggAGAATTTTGCTGGGACCCTTCCTCTGCAATACCTACACTCTCTGGGATACAGCTTAAAGTTGAAAGAGGCATGCGTGTAGCAGTCTGTGGTATAGTTGGCTCTGGTAAATCTAGTTTTCTATCTTGCATACTGGGCGAAATACCAAAAACTTCTGGGGAA GTTAGTATAAGTGGGTCTGCGGCTTATGTCCCTCAGTCAGCTTGGATTCAGTCTGGAAATATAGAGGAGAACATTCTGTTTGGTAGCCCAATGGATAAGCCAAGGTACAAAAGTGTTCTTCATGCTTGTTGTCTGAAGAAAGATTTGGAATTGTTATTGCATGGAGATCAAACCATCATTGGTGATAGAGGTATTAACCTGAGTGGTGGCCAGAAACAAAGGGTGCAGCTTGCTAGGGCACTTTATCAAGATGCTGATATTTATTTGCTTGATGATCCTTTCAGTGCACTTGATGCTCACACAGGAAGCGAACTATTTAAG GAATACATACTAACGGCATTAGCTGGAAAGACTGTAATCTATGTCACTCATCAAGTTGAGTTTCTACCAGCTGCCGACAAAATACTG GTCCTGAAAGATGGCCATATTATACAGGCTGGAAAATATGAAGATCTTTTGCAAGCTGGAACCGACTTCAATGCATTAGTTTCAGCTCACCATGAAGCAATTGAAACAATGGATATTTTGGAAGATTCTAGCATAACTATTCATTCTGGTGCTCCTCCTGTATTTGGTAAAAGGTTAACATCAAGTCCAAGCAGCACAGATAAAATGAAAAGTGAAACACCAGAAAATGAATCACCATCTGAAGAAAAAgcaataaaagagaaaaagaaagtgaAACGAACAAGGAAGAAACAGCTGGCTCAAGAAGAGGAGCGTGAGAGAGGAAGAGTTAGCTTGAAAGTGTACTTATCATATATGGCTGCAGCATATAAGGGAACATTAATACCATTGATTATACTTGCTCAGATTACATTTCAGGTGCTCCAAATAGCCAGCAACTGGTGGATGGCATGGGCAAATCCTCAAACTAGAGGTGACAGCCCGAAGACAAGTAGCATTGTTCTCTTAGTTGTTTATATGACCCTTGCTTTTGGGAGTTCACTGTTTGTTTTTATCAGAGCTGTTCTTGTAGCTACTTTTGGCCTAGCAGCTGCACAAAAGTTGTTTCTAAGAATGCTTAGAACTGTCTTTCGAGCACCAATGTCATTTTTTGATTCTACTCCAGCTGGGCGGATACTGAATCGA GTTTCTGTGGATCAAAGTGTTGTGGATCTTGATATACCTTTCAGACTCGGTGGTTTTGCTTCAACAACAATACAACTTCTTGGTATAGTTGGTGTAATGACCAAAGTTACATGGCAAGTTTTGCTTCTGTTTCTCCCCATGGCGATGGCTTGCTTATGGATGCAG AAATATTACATGGCTTCATCGAGGGAACTAGTCCGGATTGTCAGTATACAAAAATCCCCAGTAATCCATCTATTTGGGGAATCAATTTCTGGAGCTGCTACTATTAGAGGTTTCCGTCAAGAGAAACGTTTTATGAAGAGGAACCTATACCTGCTTGATTGCTTTACCCGTCCATTCTTCTGCAGTATTGCCGCAATTGAATGGCTTTGCTTGCGGATGGAATTGCTCTCGACTTTTGCATTTGCTGTCTGCATGGCTCTCCTTGTTAGCTTCCCACACGGTTCTATTGATCCTA GTATGGCGGGTCTAGCTGTAACATATGGCTTAAATCTAAATGCTCGTTTATCACGGTGGATATTGAGCTTTTGTAAGCTTGAGAATAAAATTATTTCTATTGAGCGCATACATCAGTATTGCCAAATCCCAAGTGAAGCACCAGCTGTTGTTGAGGATTGTCGCCCTACTTCTTGGTGGCCAGAGACTGGAAAAATTGAACTGGTTGATCTTAAG GTCCGTTATAAAGACACATTACCTCTGGTCCTACATGGTGTAACCTGCACATTTCCTGGTGGGAAAAAGGTTGGCATTGTTGGGCGCACTGGGAGCGGTAAATCCACTCTTATACAGGCACTGTTCCGTTTAATTGAACCTGCAGAAGGGAAAATTATCATTGACAACATAGACATTTCTACCATTGGTCTCCATGACCTTCGTTCTCGGCTTAGCATCATTCCTCAAGATCCCACTTTGTTTGAGGGTACAATAAGGGGTAATCTTGATCCTCTCGAAGAGCATTCTGATCATGAAATCTGGCAG GCACTTGAAAAGTGTCAACTTGGAGAGGTGATCCGCCATAAGCCCCAAAAGCTTGATGCTCCAG TTTTGGAGAATGGAGACAACTGGAGTGTTGGACAGCGACAACTTGTTTCACTGGGCAGGGCATTGCTGAAGCAGGCACGAATATTGGTGCTTGATGAGGCAACAGCCTCAGTTGACACAGCTACAGATAACCTTATCCAGAagatcattcgaagagaatttaaGGATTGTACAGTCTGCACCATTGCACACCGTATCCCTACTGTTATTGACAGTGATCTGGTTTTGGTCCTTAGCGACG GTAGAGTTGCCGAGTTTGACAGTCCACACCAGTTGTTGGAAGACAAATCATCCATGTTTCTTAGGCTGGTTTCTGAGTACTCTACAAGATCTAGCAGTGTGCAAGATGCTTGA